GATGACCCGGGGGATCGAGTCCCCCACCCGGTTCGTGCTGCTGGTGGAGTGGGACTCGGTCGAGGCGCACGAGGAGAACTTCCGCGCCACCGAGCGGTTCCAGCGGTGGCGCTCGCTGATCGGCCCGCACTTCGCCGGCCCGCCGGTGGTCGAGCACTTCGTCGACGTACCCGCCTGAAACTTCGACGGACCGGCCGGAACTGTCGTACCCCGGGGTACCGTCCGCCGGCGGTCGCCAGTCCCGGCGGGCTACGGGGGCGTCGGGCCCGGCGACCGCGCCCGGATGACATCGGCCGGCGTCGTGCCGACGCAGGCAATCGACTGGACTCGCCACGGCGAGAGGCGATTGACTGTCGACCATGACGGAGCGGGTCGTGCTGGTGACCGGGGTGAGCAGACGGATCGGCATCGGCGCGGCCGTCGCCCGGATGTTCGCCGCCGACGGGTGGCGGTTGCTGCTGACCGGATTGCCGGCGTACGACGACGCCCAGCCCTACGGCGGGGATCCCGATGGGGTGCCCGCGCTCCTGAGTGAGCTGGGTGACCGGGCCGGGTTCGTCCCCGCCGACCTGCTCGACGCGGCCGCCCCCGGCGAGTTGGTCACCGAGGCGGTCCGCCGGCACGGCCGCCTCGACGCGGTGGTGGCCGTGCACGCCTACTCCACCCGCACCGAGCTCGGGTCGCTGGACGCCACGGAGATCGACCGGCACCTGCTGGTCAACGTACGGGCCACGCTACTGCTCGCCGAGGCGTTCGGCGCGGCGTTCAGCGGCGACTCCGGTGGCCGGTTGGTGCTCTTCTCCAGCGGGCAGCGGCTCGGTCCGATGCCCGCCGAGCTGGCCTACGCCGCCAGCAAGGCCGCGGTGGAGAATCTGACCACCCAACTCTCCGTGCTGCTGACGCCCCGCGGGATCACCGTCAACTGCGTGAATCCGGGGCCGACCGACACCGGTTACGCCACGCCGGACGCGCACGCCGCCGTGGCGGAGCTCTTCCCCGGCAGGCGCTGGGGCACCCCGCAGGACGCGGCC
Above is a window of Micromonospora yangpuensis DNA encoding:
- a CDS encoding antibiotic biosynthesis monooxygenase family protein; its protein translation is MVLEVALIDVLPGHEDDFAAAYAEGHPVLAGAPGCRSVRMTRGIESPTRFVLLVEWDSVEAHEENFRATERFQRWRSLIGPHFAGPPVVEHFVDVPA
- a CDS encoding SDR family oxidoreductase, coding for MTERVVLVTGVSRRIGIGAAVARMFAADGWRLLLTGLPAYDDAQPYGGDPDGVPALLSELGDRAGFVPADLLDAAAPGELVTEAVRRHGRLDAVVAVHAYSTRTELGSLDATEIDRHLLVNVRATLLLAEAFGAAFSGDSGGRLVLFSSGQRLGPMPAELAYAASKAAVENLTTQLSVLLTPRGITVNCVNPGPTDTGYATPDAHAAVAELFPGRRWGTPQDAARLVRFLCSPEASWITGQVIDSEGGFHRYR